In one Amaranthus tricolor cultivar Red isolate AtriRed21 chromosome 8, ASM2621246v1, whole genome shotgun sequence genomic region, the following are encoded:
- the LOC130820555 gene encoding glutamate decarboxylase 4-like: MVLSEAKLSDGDSYIQSTFASRHLQTPLPRFCMPDNSIPKEAAYQIINDELMLDGNPRLNLASFVTTWMESECDKLMMAAMNKNYVDMDEYPVTTEIQNRCVNMIARLFNAPLHESETAIGVGTVGSSEAIMLAGLAFKRRWQNKRKAQGLPFHKPNIVTGANVQVCWEKFARYFEVELKEVKLREGYYVMDPAKAVEMVDENTICVAAILGSTLNGEFEDVKLLNDLLIEKNNKTGWDTPIHVDAASGGFIAPFLYPELEWDFRLPSVKSINVSGHKYGLVYAGIGWNIWRSKEDLPEELIFHINYLGTDQPTFTLNFSKGSSQVIAQYYQLIRLGFEGYKSVMENCQENAMLLKVGLEKTGRFNIVSKDYGVPLVAFSLKDHNLHNEFEVSEMLRRFGWIVPAYTMPADAQHVTVLRVVIREDFSRTLAERLVLDITKVLHELDQLPSKYGNDYAKGINGAISVPKDSTLETLREKTSKVIC, encoded by the exons ATGGTACTCTCAGAAGCAAAACTCTCTGATGGAGACTCTTATATTCAGTCCACTTTTGCTTCGCGCCATCTCCAAACTCCACTTCCTCG ATTCTGTATGCCGGATAATTCTATACCCAAAGAGGCAGCTTACCAAATAATAAACGACGAGCTAATGTTAGACGGGAACCCACGTCTGAACTTGGCGTCGTTTGTAACTACATGGATGGAATCAGAGTGTGATAAGCTTATGATGGCTGCTATGAACAAAAACTATGTTGACATGGATGAGTACCCTGTTACCACTGAGATTCAG AATAGGTGTGTGAACATGATAGCAAGACTGTTCAACGCTCCCTTGCATGAATCAGAGACGGCCATCGGAGTTGGGACGGTAGGCTCATCCGAAGCCATAATGCTAGCCGGGCTCGCCTTCAAAAGACGTTGGCAGAACAAGCGTAAAGCTCAAGGCTTGCCTTTTCATAAACCCAACATTGTTACTGGAGCCAATGTTCAG GTGTGCTGGGAAAAGTTTGCAAGGTATTTTGAAGTGGAACTGAAAGAAGTGAAGCTAAGAGAAGGATATTATGTGATGGATCCTGCTAAGGCTGTGGAAATGGTGGATGAAAATACCATATGTGTCGCCGCTATTCTTGGTTCTACCCTTAATGGAGAGTTTGAAGATGTCAAGCTCTTGAATGACCTTTTGATTGAAAAGAACAACAAAACTGG GTGGGATACTCCAATACATGTGGATGCAGCGAGTGGAGGATTCATAGCACCATTTCTGTACCCAGAGCTTGAATGGGACTTTAGACTTCCTTCGGTGAAAAGCATAAATGTGAGTGGCCATAAATATGGTCTTGTTTATGCAGGTATTGGATGGAACATCTGGAGGAGTAAGGAAGATTTGCCCGAGGAGCTCATCTTCCATATCAATTATCTCGGAACTGACCAACCTACCTTTACTCTCAACTTCTCTAAAG GTTCAAGTCAAGTCATTGCACAATATTATCAGCTAATCCGGCTTGGTTTTGAAGGATATAAAAGTGTAATGGAGAACTGTCAAGAAAATGCTATGCTGTTGAAGGTTGGATTAGAAAAGACAGGGAGATTTAACATTGTGTCTAAAGATTATGGTGTCCCACTAGTGGCTTTTTCTCTAAAAGACCACAATTTGCACAATGAATTTGAAGTTTCGGAGATGCTAAGGAGGTTCGGATGGATTGTTCCAGCCTACACCATGCCAGCTGATGCACAGCATGTAACAGTACTCCGAGTTGTAATACGAGAAGACTTCTCCCGGACTCTGGCTGAGCGACTAGTGCTCGACATCACCAAGGTGTTACATGAGCTCGATCAACTCCCTTCTAAGTATGGTAACGACTACGCCAAGGGAATTAATGGTGCTATAAGTGTGCCTAAGGATAGTACTTTAGAGACACTAAGAGAGAAAACCAGCAAAGTCATCTGCTAG